The nucleotide sequence CTCagtttattataattttatagTAATAATACATTTACATAATctatattaatttataataaaaaatacaaaataataataatgataatatataataattaaaataatattatatatatatatatataattatttatatattaatattttgggCTAATTCAAGGAGCTAGTTTAGCTAGTTTCTTGAGAGATCGAGCTTGCTCGCGAACAGCGTTTTCCTTGGCGGCCCTTGGCACAGGTGGCAATATTTTAAGTTTCCAACCTCCACTATCTTTACAATGGCACGCATGTCACCACCTCAGAATTCCGACGGGTTGATAGGCCCGCTTTCTAAAAGGACCAAAATACCCTCTTTGACTTCCATTTGCTAACTTAACATTCCTGCCATTAGTACACAAATTGAGATCTTTTTCGTAACTTCGTGCTGTTTTACCAACTAGCCCGTACTGCTCGGCCATGCTTCTCCTTTTCTCCTAAACTCGGCGAAAAGGAAACCGAAAGGTGAACCAGGAAGCCATGAAACCCGACCGCGAATCCagcggcggcgacggcggtggCCAGACGGTGGCGGAGAACTGGCTGGGCATCGCGGAGGAGCTCCTCGACTTGCGGGACCTCGTAGGTACCAAGCGGTTCGCGGAGCGCGCCCTCGAGTCCGACCCCCTCGTCGACGGCGCCGACGAGGTCCTTGCGATCGCCAACGTCCTCCTCGCCTCCCAGCGCCGCCTCAACAACCAATGTCACTGGTACGCCGTGCTCCAGCTCGACTCCTCCACCCCCGCCGGCCGCGACCCCGCCGCCGTCCGTCGCCAGTACCGCCGCCTCGCTCTCCTCCTCTGCCCCGACCGGAACCGCCACCGCGGCGCCTCAGATGCCTCTAAGCTCGTCGAGGACGCGTGGTCCGTCCTTTCCGACCCTTCAAAGAAGGCTCTTTTCGATCTCGAGCTCGACATCGCCATCGCCCATGGCGAGCCTCCTCCATCCTCGTCCGCCACCCCTACCTCCGCCTCTCCTTCGCCGCCAAGGCCCGACCCGACGTTTTGGACCGCCTGCCCCTCCTGCTGCCACGTGCACCAGTACGACCGCGCCTATGAGGGCCGCAACCTTCGGTGTCCGAAATGCCGGCAGGCCTTCCGCGCCACCGCGCTGGCGGCGCCGCCGCCCATCGTGCCTGGCACCGAGATGTACTACTGCTCCTGGGGCTTCTTCCCGCTGGGATTCCCTGGTGGGCCCAGCTTCAGCGGTGTCTCAGCTTCGGTTGGCATGCCGAGCTTCAGCTCCGAGTGGAAGCCCTTCTATCCAATGTTCCCGAGTGCTTCCCACCAATCTCAGCAGCCACCTGTTCAGAGAAATGCGCCAATGAACACTCCAGATTCACCGGCTGGTAGTTCGCTGGGGAATGCACCAGAAAAGGCGACACCTTTGACAATGAAAACACCAGAAACGGTGACTTCTTTGGGCTCAAACAGGAAGGTGGTGGCGAAAAAGTCAGTTGGGAGCAGTCTGAGAAAGAGGGCTCTGGTTTCAGAGGCTGCCAAAAGGAGTTTGGAGGGGACTGCAGCGAGGCCGGTGATTATAGATATAAATGAAGATGGTGAGAACTGAAATGGTGACTGGGTTCGAAGAGATGTCGTAAATGAATAGTTTGTGATGTGGAGCTGGGTGCTGCCGGTGACCTTTTGGCAAACCAGATGAGCTTCTCCTTCCTGAAGGGCTGAGAGGTCCAGCTTCAGATTTTGTTGTAGTTTTGATAAGACGATTCTAAATTTATGGGCTAGATGTATTTTGAACGTTTTTAAGTTATCAAGTCGGCATCGCAATCGCAAAATACAGCTTGAATGCATGCATTTTGTGATGGTGAAAGTCCCTTTTGGTTACCAGGATATGACTTGCATTTTCTTTGATGGGTTTGGATGACAAATATGGATAGAGAGTCTGGCGACCAGCAACTTTATAGCAGAAATGGACATCTTTTTATTTAAATGGGCATTCTTCCTCCCTCATGATCACCAAGAACACCAAATATCCAGTATAGTATATCTGAAATCTTTTCAGCTTAATCAGGTATGTCCTATGATTACCATGTTGTCATTAGTTATTCAGTGGATTTGGTTCAATTAGGCATTTTTGATACCAATCTTACTCTTATCTACTGTTTCTTTTGCAATGATTAAAGCAACTAGTAGTGCAGTTCACACTCTCAGTTCCTATGATTAAAGCAACTGTAACTGATAGTCATTTTTGGCAATTAAGGAGTTTATTATGGCGCATGGCTACTACTCTGCTGCATATGGCCATCAAGATTCTCTGTTTATCATTATGGGACTGGTTATAGTGTTGATTTCTTCAATTTAGTATGTGACTGCAAGAAGAGAGATTTACTTGTCTGCTAGAGTTCTGAGTTCTATATCTGCTGCATTCTTGCACCATGGACACAGTATGTTTAGTTTAGGTTCAACATAATGCCAAGTGTTTTGTTAAAACAACAGGAGAGAGATGAAAGGAAAGGAGCGAAAGGAAGGAGGATTGCTTTGTACCATGTCATGGCTCCAGTAAGCTCATTAAATTAGATGGCCTTTCTTCTCAACGAACAACTAGGCTAATAGGTTTGGCTTACCTGTATCTTTCCTAAAATGAATGCTAAACCTCCATGCAAGTGTACATTTTGGAACCATCTTCCTGTTGATGTTCACCTTGCCTGTGCTTCATGTAGGACCCAATTTGTAGGGTTTTCATTAATGAGGGGAGCCTATGATTTGTGTTGCATGacgcatgtatgtatataaagCTCATCTATCTTCCTAAtgtctccctctttctctccttctctcccttCCTTCCCCGTCCTTCAAGTGCTATGACTTCCCAAAATAGAAGGCGCAGAGTGAGACAAATGGTCTCTAGGTCTGTCGTCCTTGTGCTCCAATAATAAGTTTCATCCATTTGTGTATTGGATCACTTTTTTGGGGATGTAAAAGGAGCACTTGTCTGACACACAGCCAAGAATTGATTGAGAAGAGGAAAATGTCAATAATCTCCGAAAAGGAACTACAATTCCATGTTCACAAAATCTAATCATACATGCAATATCATATTAATAGAAGTCATCCACCAAAATAAGGGCCAAGTTCTCATGTTGTGGTACCAATGCTCGTATCGTATCGGTACCTGACTAATAAGGTACCATACTGATACGCACAGTACATATTATTAGTGTCAGCATATATAGCACAATTGAGATGTAAACCAAATCTTTATGGTATGGTATGGAGGAGCATACTGGTACTGGTACCTAACCGATATAGTATTATGTGCGTGGTATGGATGGCACCTATAGCACTTCAATCTGTGGCAAATAGATTCGTTTACACTTATGGTAATTAAGAGGAATGACCATTAAAAAGGATCCAGATGACTGGTTAATGCTGATTACTTGTTGATTAGTCATTGTGCTGATACTAGGAGTGGTCTTTATACTAACAGGTCCATCAAAGATACAAACAACTAAAACAAGCCAAAAGTGTACACTAAATGACGATTAATAGCATCTTTTAATGTGTCTTAATTGTCAGTGTAGGAGCAAGTGCGATCCCACTCTGTTCTACCTTGGAGATTGGTAGCAAACCCTGTGGAAAAAAGTGTTGCACTTCTTATTCTCATGTAGAGTTATAAAATTGTCCATCCTCTACTTTAGCATGGGAAGGCCACCAATCATGTTCAAGACTGTACTCATTTGGCAGGTTATTCATAGTTTTATTACTATAGTAGTCTCAACCAAGATATCACGTTGTAAACATGTATAAGCAACAAATCATAGAGAAGAGGACTAGAAGAGTGAGAAAATATCGCACAGTTACATGGTTTCTCCTTCCAAATGTACACCTTAAGCTGCATAGTTTGGCAACTATATAGCTCAGCTCTTTATTATTCTCATTTTTTGTCTACTCAAATGGCTTTTAAGAACCGACTGTTACAAGATATAGAATTTAACTGAATGGTTCTTTTAAGGAGTATGCATTCATgatttcaaagtcgataattgcACATGTAGATAAAGGCTTTCCAGTGATGTATATGATTCAAAAGGATAATTAGCATGTCCTGAGAGCCCTAAAGCACAATAACAAATAGGCATCAATTGAATGGCCAAGATGCATTAAGTGTTGTGGGACGAAAATAGTATTAAGTATATTTTTGATAGATTTTAGAAGGTTTCTACTTTTTTCTAACTTTATGGATTAGTTGGGATAAGCATGTTCTGCCATATTTTTAAGTTCAAAATGTCTAGAGTGTTGCTTTAGAACTGTTTGTGTTAACCAATTAACCATGCCAAATCGGACGATTCGAGGTATACTGAACCGGCAGTTTGAGGTATACCAATCCCGACCGGTGAATAATCAGCACTGTATGGCCATTTGATTCGatctccctttttatatataaaaccaACAGTCTCTTTCCCTCGAAGCTTCTCTTTGCTCTCCCTCTCTTGTTTCTTCTCTCTCCATGGTTTTTGGAGCCTCAATTGATGCAACATTGTTGCCTTTACCCTCGATCTATGCCGACGTCAATGCCGATGCAGTCATCCTTGATCAAAGCTGATGCAGTCGTCCTTGATCGAAGCCAATGCCGACACCTCTCCCTCGatacacctctctctctctttttccctctctcGCCATCTTTCTCTTTCCCCTCTACCTCTTTCTCCCCTTCATCTCTCTTGCCCCTAATTCTCCTccttctagggttagggtttctccCTCACTCCCGTGCTGTTCTCTTGATCTTTTGTCTTCGGTACACCTTGGCTTGGTACGGTATGTACCGGTTCTATTCTAAATTGGTCGCCAGCCAGTACAAGGTTGGGTATAGGTTCAACTATTAACTGGACTTACATTGTTTCAGTGTTCTGGGTCTAAGAGAATCCAAATCGGTTATTGTCTTATTTTAGGAGGATCCTAAAACAACTAAGACGACTAATTTGGAGGGGATTCTCTTGAGTTCGGAATGTCTAAAAAGTTGCATTTTGAGTTTTTGGTTGAACTTTACAATCTTAGACTTTTCTTAacatatcaaaaaaatattgagaatggTATTTTAAGCTTCTTGGCTGAAGCATATGTTACACATCAGAAATTGGCTCAAGATTTTGGTTGCAGGTTCTTGCAATCACCAGAATTATGCTACAATTGTCAACTCTAATTACTCTCGTGGAAAGTTCCAACTAAATCAGATGTTAGATGTAACAGCAGCCCACTCTACAGTAGTATGATTTTAGATACTAAAAGACATCCCAAATTTTTCGTTTTGGTAGTCATCAAGCACTAATTGCCTAGATGCATTCATTTCTTCATATACTTGGATGAGTAAATCCCGTTGATTTAATTGAATTAGATTTAGCCTATATTAATTGTTATCTTTATATGCTTTTATATGAGGGCTTGTATGAAttcttatttagatttttttctcttttgcgTTAGGCAATTTAGTTTGGTATTAGGTCTATCATTATATGAAAGTTTTGTTTGGAGAACATTAGCGGCATGACCCTAATTCCTTCGGTTGCACTAGTATAATAAATCAAATTCTTCTATTAATATAAACAAAAAGTGTTACGATGCATGAGGCCCCCACCACAATGGGGTTTGAGGATGGTCAATCATATGCCCATGTATAAAAAGGCTATTTTCGTATTTTGAACCTGCGACACCTAGGTCATAATAGAACAATATTATCATTATGCCAAGAACCATCCTCTTTATTATTATGGTAATTTTTACATCTTTATTATAAATAGGAGGAGAGAGGCAGTTGGCCCTTACTTTTATAGTTGGTTCTTCCAATATGTTTTTCtctgctcctcttcttcctttcctctttcttttcttctggttttgctgatgattttttttttcctatgaaTGAGGATCTCTTATACAAAGTTATGATTACTGCAACATGGTATCAGCGCGCTGATTCAAATCTTGGGTTCTTTGTCCTACGCTTTATTGTTTTCTTTCATTATCCTCATATCTAATAGCAGGAAAAGAAAGTTCCCTCTGTGCTGATCAAAAATTAGAAGCAGCCCTGATTTTTAGTTGGCTTTGTTGAAGGAATCTGGAAGAAGATTTCTGAAGGAATACACATGCAAATCTAGATCAGATCTAGAAGCCAAAGGGATTAGCTGCGATGATCTACTCTAGATCTAGACTGAAAGGAAATTCTTTTTAGATTTGATTGTGATCAGATCCAGGCCATGCTGCAGGCATATCAATTCTAGTAAAAGAAAAGGTGGTTTATCATGGTAGTTTGTGGAAATCAGATTCATATTGCAGATCTGGAATAGTCGCTTGGATTCACAGATCTGATATTTCGCTCTCTTGGTCCATTCTTGATTAGAAGGTATCTTTAATTAATGGATCGAAAGTGAGTTCTAGCTACAAAAGAGCACAAgagtttgggtttttttttcgaAACCTTAATCAGACATTACACCTGTGAGATTAGATGATACAACTATCATGAATGGGCTATGGCTGCCAAACTTTTATTACCGGCCGAGGGTTTTAGTGTATGTCATAGGTGATACCAAGAAGCCCCAAAAGATTAATGATGAGGGGTACCTTAAGTGGGAAGAAGAGAACATCCAGGTAATGTCTTGGTTGCTCAACTCCATGACATCCAAAATTTACAAGTACCTAGCTAATAAGAAATTAGGCTTGATCCACTTGACCGACTCTAATGTAAGAGTTGGCTTGGAAAAGAAATAGAAGGCAAGGTCCTGTTCGACGTGGAGTAGACTCCTCTGAACTAGATGGAAAGATCTTGTTTGCTTCCCATTTCTTTTTTGCAGTGATTTTATACATTAACAAAAGCGGCTTAGGTTACCCTTCTTTCAAAATGAAGCAGTTTACCGTCATGAATGTCATTAAATGATCCAGAGCAATATGGTTTTCTTCATTTTAATCACGAACAAGCAAAAGCTTACACGAAATATAGCTAGGTCAGAAATAAAACAACACTTATACTCTGTGAAGCGGGTTAGAATACTGTATTTATATCCTGCGGAGTGTGCCAAAATACCACATTTATATCCTGCAACGAGACTAGAAGTAGAATCAATGAGCCTAATCAGAGTGCCAATGCATAACTCCCAATTTGCAGAGTTCTGTACATAGCTagactaagagttcaaatccaatACATGTTGAAGTGTTTTTAACCAAACAACATATATAACATAATCCAATGCATATACGATATAAGATTGGTAAACAATATAACAATAGTCCAAAAAATATTACTCCAAATTATATATCTTTTTTTCATTCAAAACACTACTTCattaaattcataaatcatcTATAAAtcaattaacaatttatttaacgtaaaaatattatattaggaAAGACAAATCATTGCTTATCTTGCACGTATAACAAGCGGACAATCCAACTAATCCTAAGGTCCTCCTTCAGAACCTAATAGTCAAAATtgcattattattttattaaaatttaatcataattaatttaagaataaaaattctaagTTCCGATATTCTCATAGGGCTGACTAAGTGAGAATGCCCGACATCCCGGTTAGTACGATCAAGGTGATTTCATCTAATTAAAGTTGAACTAGGATGTAAATGGTTCAAAGAAAACCGGAGGTGACCGAATCTAACACTGTCTGACAAAGGTCTAAGGTGGGGACCGGCACATTGCTTAGCGGTCATGGTCTAAGAACTCTTTCACCATAGTCGATCCACAACATGAAGGCCCTTTGCTGGATCTAAGCAATCCTAaagagagtagagagagaaagccatgtagagagagaaataagataGAAAAGATTGGGAAGAGAGAGATAAGAGAGAATAAGTTTCCCTCTCTTTAaccaagaaagaggaaggaagaggatAGCTGTGAGTGGTGTCTGGGTCAGAAGACCCACGGCCGGTCAACAAGCGGCCGCCAGGGCTAAAGCCAGTTAAAAACAGAGGTTCTAATCTCCTAAACTGTGAAACCAATGCATCCCGATGGTTAGAGCTCCGGCCACGGTTTCCAGCCACTATAGAGGATCAGGGATAGATCCTAGCGACAAGCATCGACGACGGAAACAACCggaaaaaccaaaaaaagaagGCTATTTTTTTCGAAAACAGGAAAAAAACAGAGTATCCCCTTTTTTTGCCAAAAATCTGGCGATTACCGGCTGAAATTGGAGCTCCAAAGACcctagaagaaagaggaaacatAGCTTGAGGAAGACCAAGTCTTTACTTGATTTTTGGCGGTGAATGGCAGCAGCAATGACGTTGGTTGCGATTGGCATTCAGAGAGAGAAACTAAGCAAATACTCCGACGGTGAGCTTCGACCGAAGCTGGATCTTCAGTGGGATGGATTTAGGGTGGGAGGAGCTCTAAATAGTGCTCAGTCGTGACTAAAATTCGTCCCCGAGTCGATTTCATCCGTCAAACTCAGGA is from Phoenix dactylifera cultivar Barhee BC4 chromosome 6, palm_55x_up_171113_PBpolish2nd_filt_p, whole genome shotgun sequence and encodes:
- the LOC103718691 gene encoding uncharacterized protein LOC103718691, producing MKPDRESSGGDGGGQTVAENWLGIAEELLDLRDLVGTKRFAERALESDPLVDGADEVLAIANVLLASQRRLNNQCHWYAVLQLDSSTPAGRDPAAVRRQYRRLALLLCPDRNRHRGASDASKLVEDAWSVLSDPSKKALFDLELDIAIAHGEPPPSSSATPTSASPSPPRPDPTFWTACPSCCHVHQYDRAYEGRNLRCPKCRQAFRATALAAPPPIVPGTEMYYCSWGFFPLGFPGGPSFSGVSASVGMPSFSSEWKPFYPMFPSASHQSQQPPVQRNAPMNTPDSPAGSSLGNAPEKATPLTMKTPETVTSLGSNRKVVAKKSVGSSLRKRALVSEAAKRSLEGTAARPVIIDINEDGEN